The following are encoded together in the Myxocyprinus asiaticus isolate MX2 ecotype Aquarium Trade chromosome 7, UBuf_Myxa_2, whole genome shotgun sequence genome:
- the htr1fb gene encoding 5-hydroxytryptamine receptor 1F: protein MDPINCSAVDFSDVLASKMSPSKILLSLTLSFLAVATTAINCLVITAILITRKLHQPANYLICSLAVTDLLVAVLVMPVSIVYIAEETWVLGPIVCHLWLGVDVTCCTCSILHLAAIALDRYRAITDAVAYSEKRTCKRAIITIFALWVLSVLVSLPPLVWRKFPSVERKDGKRQVMDCWIEHDHVAFTVYSTFGAFYIPLTLILVLYYKIYKAAETLRNRRGSSRLAKQTVSSVMLSGMSSDKDTSLSPDIFSPIEKSFSDPSTDGERGRITSSSGNLIRVRRTPGARERRAALTLGLILGAFVVCWLPFFLKEVIVNICLTCSTSAVLADFLTWLGYLNSLINPLIYTIFNEDFKKAFKKLLPLCCCNVL from the coding sequence ATGGACCCAATCAATTGTTCAGCTGTGGACTTCTCTGATGTTCTGGCCAGCAAGATGAGCCCCAGTAAGATCCTCCTCTCCCTGACTCTCTCTTTTTTGGCTGTGGCCACCACGGCCATTAACTGCCTGGTTATCACTGCCATCCTGATCACCCGTAAGCTCCACCAGCCCGCTAATTACCTCATCTGCTCTCTCGCTGTGACAGACCTGCTGGTGGCTGTTCTAGTGATGCCTGTTAGCATCGTTTACATCGCAGAGGAGACGTGGGTTCTTGGTCCGATTGTGTGTCACCTGTGGTTGGGTGTCGATGTTACATGCTGCACCTGCTCAATCTTACACCTGGCTGCTATTGCCCTGGACCGATACCGTGCCATCACTGATGCCGTGGCCTATTCCGAGAAACGCACGTGTAAACGAGCAATCATAACCATTTTTGCATTGTGGGTACTGTCTGTGCTAGTGTCTCTACCACCTTTAGTGTGGAGGAAATTCCCCAGTGTGGAACGCAAAGATGGGAAGAGGCAAGTCATGGACTGCTGGATAGAGCATGACCATGTAGCCTTCACTGTCTATTCCACTTTTGGAGCATTCTATATTCCACTGACCCTCATCCTGGTGCTTTACTACAAGATCTATAAGGCAGCAGAGACACTGCGCAACCGTAGAGGGAGCAGTCGATTGGCCAAACAGACAGTGAGCAGTGTTATGCTTTCTGGAATGAGTTCTGATAAAGATACCTCCCTCAGTCCAGATATCTTCAGCCCAATTGAGAAGTCATTTTCAGATCCATCAACAGATGGAGAAAGGGGCCGCATCACTTCTTCATCAGGGAATCTCATCAGGGTCCGCAGGACCCCTGGGGCTAGGGAGAGACGAGCAGCTTTAACATTAGGGTTAATCCTAGGAGCCTTCGTGGTGTGTTGGTTACCGTTCTTCCTGAAAGAGGTGATTGTCAATATCTGTCTGACCTGCAGTACCTCTGCTGTGCTTGCAGATTTCCTCACCTGGCTTGGATATCTAAACTCCCTCATCAATCCACTAATATACACCATTTTTAATGAGGACTTTAAGAAGGCTTTTAAGAAACTTCTGCCCCTCTGTTGTTGCAACGTCCTGTAA